A genomic stretch from Colwellia sp. Arc7-635 includes:
- a CDS encoding SIMPL domain-containing protein (The SIMPL domain is named for its presence in mouse protein SIMPL (signalling molecule that associates with mouse pelle-like kinase). Bacterial member BP26, from Brucella, was shown to assemble into a channel-like structure, while YggE from E. coli has been associated with resistance to oxidative stress.) produces MTYPNKSNAIVLGICLIIGLSSLGYLLGDAAIRYKEYERTVTVKGLSEREYKADIVIWPIQFTTAGNDLEAMYKSIDASTEKIKSYLISEGVDASEISYSSPAIIDKSAQQYGNQAKAEFRYTASQIVTVYSEKIDTVRSVMNKMSSLGKQGIVFTGGNYQTQIEYIFMRLNEVKPEMIEEATRKAREVAQKFASDSKSALGKIKSAYQGQFSISARDNNNPHIKKVRVVSTVVYYLSD; encoded by the coding sequence ATGACATATCCTAATAAAAGTAATGCAATCGTACTCGGTATTTGCTTAATTATCGGCTTGTCTTCTCTGGGATATCTGTTGGGTGATGCAGCTATTCGATATAAAGAATACGAACGTACCGTCACCGTTAAAGGCTTGTCTGAAAGAGAATATAAGGCTGATATTGTTATTTGGCCAATTCAATTTACTACCGCAGGTAATGATCTTGAAGCGATGTATAAATCCATAGATGCTAGCACTGAAAAGATTAAATCATATCTGATCAGTGAAGGAGTTGATGCGAGTGAAATATCATACTCTTCACCGGCTATTATCGATAAATCTGCTCAACAATACGGTAATCAAGCAAAAGCAGAATTTAGATATACCGCGTCTCAAATAGTAACGGTCTATTCTGAAAAAATTGATACTGTACGAAGCGTTATGAATAAAATGTCGAGTTTAGGCAAGCAAGGCATTGTGTTTACTGGTGGTAATTATCAAACGCAAATTGAATATATTTTTATGCGCTTGAACGAAGTAAAACCGGAAATGATTGAAGAGGCGACTAGAAAAGCACGCGAAGTAGCACAGAAATTTGCTAGCGACTCTAAAAGCGCACTAGGTAAGATAAAATCAGCCTATCAAGGGCAATTTAGCATCAGCGCTAGAGACAATAATAACCCGCATATTAAGAAAGTGAGAGTTGTTTCTACGGTTGTTTATTATCTTTCTGACTGA
- a CDS encoding energy transducer TonB produces the protein MRSNIAILITALIVGGCASTSVDNEYSDLSVTDNELKSSKWSQLNRFPARYPIKAAMKSIEGCATIEYVITPQNEIKDVNVITSTNTLFAKAATNVIKNWQWAALPKSILTQPVKTQTRFDFCFDKPNQPCALITPKYSCPSKDVIYSTGMGVKVSG, from the coding sequence ATGAGAAGTAATATTGCTATATTAATCACTGCACTTATTGTCGGAGGCTGTGCTTCAACCAGTGTGGATAATGAGTATTCTGACTTATCAGTTACGGATAATGAATTAAAATCTTCAAAATGGAGTCAGTTAAATCGATTTCCTGCTAGGTACCCAATCAAGGCAGCGATGAAATCAATTGAAGGCTGCGCAACGATTGAATATGTAATAACACCACAAAATGAAATTAAAGACGTAAATGTCATTACTTCAACAAATACTCTTTTTGCCAAAGCCGCTACAAATGTCATTAAAAATTGGCAGTGGGCAGCATTACCTAAAAGTATTCTTACTCAGCCTGTGAAAACGCAAACACGATTTGATTTCTGTTTTGACAAACCAAATCAACCTTGTGCCCTTATTACTCCAAAGTATTCTTGCCCAAGCAAAGATGTCATATATTCTACTGGTATGGGCGTAAAGGTTAGTGGTTAA
- a CDS encoding ABC transporter ATP-binding protein: MSILTVEHVSKNFDTLQAVDDVSFEINQGDIVGFLGKNGAGKTTLMRIITAFISPSSGCVFVDGDDITKHSLTIREKIGYLPETPPLYTNMTVLQYLKFAADIKGVSAKKRKSQLTKTLEECQLEHVKNKTISTLSKGYKQRVGIAQAIIHEPKLLILDEPTSGLDPMQVQQVLALINNQREQRTVLLSTHTLPEIEKIAQRILMIKSGQLIIDKPLDTLLNPEHKPTPNTLEQIFIAHHQEQTQNVSNY, encoded by the coding sequence GTGAGTATTTTAACGGTTGAACATGTCAGTAAAAACTTTGATACGCTACAAGCTGTAGATGATGTGAGCTTTGAGATTAATCAAGGCGATATTGTCGGATTTTTAGGTAAAAATGGTGCGGGTAAAACCACATTAATGCGCATTATTACCGCTTTTATTTCCCCCTCTTCTGGCTGTGTTTTCGTTGACGGCGACGATATTACTAAACATTCATTAACCATTAGAGAAAAAATTGGTTATCTACCTGAAACACCTCCGTTGTACACCAATATGACGGTGCTGCAGTACTTAAAATTTGCCGCAGATATCAAAGGCGTTTCAGCAAAGAAACGTAAAAGCCAACTGACTAAAACATTAGAAGAATGCCAGTTAGAGCACGTAAAAAATAAAACAATTTCAACATTATCTAAAGGCTACAAACAAAGAGTCGGAATAGCGCAAGCGATTATTCATGAGCCTAAATTACTTATTTTAGATGAGCCGACCAGCGGCTTAGATCCAATGCAAGTACAGCAAGTGCTGGCCTTAATTAACAATCAGCGCGAACAAAGGACCGTACTATTAAGCACACACACATTGCCTGAAATTGAAAAAATAGCCCAACGTATTTTAATGATTAAATCTGGTCAGCTTATTATAGATAAGCCACTGGACACTTTGCTTAACCCTGAACATAAACCTACACCAAACACCTTAGAGCAAATTTTCATTGCTCATCACCAAGAGCAAACGCAAAATGTTAGTAATTACTGA
- a CDS encoding GldG family protein has translation MTISNDSSSGNNNNNNESKIIFKHFFPALVGVMLFVFVLGLSLFYIAGKFNLLAFNLASCLTYIGAISLVVLLVVMKKLNRAEANVMTLTSGEASQSDIKQAFISRRWKKMLLVFTMVIGSLLFLSLSHYAANSNNTRWDVTQNKQHTLTQNTVNFISRLNEKVELTALYVGLPPKYLQDLFNEYERLSGGLISTQIIDPIDNISVAAKFGNVVNGSERKVIVQSSNGRKDVDFSDDALTEEKLTNAIARASSPARKVYFLVGHGEYSLSNEDNVGLSTFKQLLADNNIISDPLMLGITQAIPADCDVLVIAGARTALTKQEDSLIIDYLSAGGDALFLIENTLVTTPDKPLTTEQLQLNPSLNSLVNHWGLNVNSDIVVDLTNHVGDDVGSPATKNYQQHKAITEGLDYTFYVRPRSIEILAQRRANIKLAAIASTTSKTQSWAESNRNLAIEYNQETDTAGPVAISYVVLEEHKAKENKTLIESPYATVKPISDTRLIIFTDADFLTNVYINQYSNAQMGLNVVNWLAELDYQTFLNTKAVKVERLDLTSQQKRQVVVILFFTIFFFVIAGIVVWLQSKRR, from the coding sequence ATGACAATTTCAAATGATAGCAGTAGTGGCAATAACAACAATAATAACGAAAGCAAAATCATCTTTAAGCACTTCTTTCCAGCTTTAGTCGGTGTGATGCTGTTTGTCTTTGTATTAGGTTTATCGTTATTTTATATTGCAGGGAAATTTAACTTACTCGCCTTTAATTTAGCCAGTTGTCTCACCTATATTGGCGCTATATCACTGGTGGTGTTGTTGGTTGTAATGAAAAAGCTTAACCGTGCTGAAGCTAATGTGATGACACTAACCTCTGGTGAAGCTAGCCAAAGCGACATAAAACAAGCTTTTATCTCCAGACGTTGGAAGAAAATGCTATTAGTTTTCACCATGGTTATTGGTAGCTTACTATTCTTAAGCCTTAGCCATTATGCTGCTAATAGCAATAATACCCGCTGGGACGTCACTCAAAATAAACAACATACGCTCACACAGAATACCGTTAATTTTATTAGCAGATTAAATGAAAAAGTTGAGCTAACCGCGCTTTATGTCGGCTTACCACCGAAATATTTACAAGACTTATTTAATGAATATGAAAGACTATCGGGTGGCTTGATCAGCACACAAATTATCGATCCCATCGATAACATTTCAGTTGCGGCTAAATTTGGTAATGTGGTTAATGGCAGCGAACGTAAAGTGATTGTGCAATCAAGCAACGGTCGTAAAGACGTTGATTTTAGTGACGATGCTCTAACAGAAGAAAAACTCACCAATGCCATTGCGCGAGCAAGTAGCCCGGCTCGAAAGGTGTACTTTCTTGTCGGGCATGGTGAATATTCGCTATCAAATGAAGATAATGTTGGTTTATCAACTTTTAAGCAATTATTAGCCGATAACAATATTATCAGCGACCCCCTAATGCTAGGTATTACACAGGCAATCCCTGCTGATTGTGATGTACTGGTTATTGCTGGCGCTCGCACGGCACTGACCAAACAAGAAGACAGCTTAATTATCGATTATTTAAGTGCCGGCGGTGATGCGCTATTCCTCATTGAGAATACTTTAGTGACCACACCTGACAAACCGTTAACAACCGAGCAACTGCAGTTAAATCCTTCGTTAAATAGTCTTGTAAATCATTGGGGGCTTAACGTTAACAGCGATATTGTTGTTGATTTAACCAATCATGTTGGTGACGATGTTGGCAGTCCAGCGACAAAAAATTATCAGCAACATAAAGCGATTACAGAGGGTTTAGATTATACCTTTTACGTTAGGCCTCGCTCTATCGAGATATTAGCGCAGCGCCGAGCGAACATTAAACTTGCCGCAATTGCTTCGACTACATCGAAAACACAAAGCTGGGCTGAAAGTAATCGAAATTTAGCCATTGAGTATAATCAAGAAACAGACACCGCTGGTCCTGTTGCTATTTCTTATGTCGTTCTCGAAGAGCATAAAGCAAAAGAAAATAAAACCTTAATTGAGTCGCCATACGCCACAGTTAAGCCTATTTCGGATACTCGCCTTATTATTTTTACTGATGCTGATTTTTTAACTAATGTTTATATTAATCAATATAGTAATGCCCAAATGGGGCTTAATGTTGTTAACTGGTTAGCCGAATTAGATTATCAAACATTCCTGAACACGAAAGCCGTAAAGGTTGAACGTTTAGATTTAACCAGTCAACAAAAACGTCAAGTGGTGGTGATATTATTCTTCACGATATTTTTCTTTGTTATTGCTGGCATCGTTGTATGGCTACAATCGAAACGACGTTAA
- a CDS encoding N-acetyltransferase has product MITKLDNSDINVANQIFTIFQRSYKIEAQLIGTLNFPPLLRNVDHIKGSTTRFYGFSENKCLAAVIEIAIAIDNEHLAIDSLTVDPDYFRKGIADKLINHVLGNVGLSVATVETAVVNTPAIALYKKHGFVEFKRWTPAHGIEKLAMSIESVL; this is encoded by the coding sequence ATGATAACAAAACTTGATAATTCAGATATAAACGTTGCCAATCAAATTTTTACTATTTTTCAACGCTCTTATAAAATTGAAGCTCAATTAATAGGAACACTCAATTTCCCACCATTATTGCGTAATGTTGATCATATCAAAGGCTCCACTACACGATTTTATGGCTTTAGTGAAAATAAATGTTTAGCGGCCGTTATCGAAATTGCTATTGCTATTGATAATGAGCATTTAGCAATTGACAGCTTAACGGTAGACCCTGATTATTTTAGAAAAGGTATCGCTGATAAGTTAATAAACCATGTGCTAGGCAATGTCGGTTTATCAGTAGCGACAGTAGAAACTGCGGTAGTAAACACACCGGCAATAGCGCTTTACAAAAAGCATGGTTTTGTTGAATTTAAAAGGTGGACGCCAGCTCATGGTATTGAAAAATTAGCCATGTCGATTGAAAGTGTTCTTTGA
- a CDS encoding MepB family protein — protein MKNKHYRDELSSLLIKQFVPAGYKITKDVQLGPVPESSKYDALCFALDGRNIVYRKGKVTPDRPGAFLAVWQRPSTVSHSQIESTNSNKPIPFHAGEFDYMFVSVVSHCDDAHVSKTVQGVKSGLFIFPVAVLIEKGIVSSVKTKGKTGFRVFPPWSEDRGVIGTQLFSAAGKKTQRWQLPYFLSIDDNGVIEAEKLNEILNYIN, from the coding sequence TTGAAAAATAAGCATTATCGTGATGAATTATCATCACTGCTGATCAAGCAGTTTGTCCCTGCTGGCTATAAAATAACTAAAGACGTGCAGTTAGGCCCTGTTCCTGAAAGTTCAAAGTATGATGCCTTGTGTTTTGCTCTAGATGGCAGGAATATTGTTTATCGAAAAGGGAAGGTGACACCTGATAGACCAGGTGCTTTTTTAGCGGTTTGGCAACGCCCGTCGACAGTTTCGCATTCACAGATTGAAAGTACCAATAGTAATAAACCTATCCCATTTCACGCGGGTGAATTTGATTACATGTTTGTATCTGTCGTTAGCCATTGTGATGATGCCCATGTAAGTAAAACCGTGCAGGGCGTAAAAAGTGGCTTATTCATTTTTCCCGTCGCTGTGTTGATTGAAAAAGGTATTGTTTCATCGGTAAAAACTAAGGGAAAAACAGGCTTTAGAGTATTTCCTCCTTGGAGTGAAGATAGAGGTGTCATCGGTACTCAGTTGTTTTCGGCAGCAGGCAAAAAAACGCAACGATGGCAATTACCCTATTTTTTATCGATTGATGATAATGGTGTTATCGAAGCAGAAAAATTAAATGAAATACTCAATTATATTAACTAG
- a CDS encoding ABC transporter permease, with protein MNKIIALTKKELHGYFSSPIAYIILIACLSLFNVLFFMLIEQNREVSLRDIFQVMEFMFIFIIPLLTMKLFSEEKANGTMEFLLTAPLTPSMIVLGKYLSMLIFYSLLIALTGVYYFIVEYYGSPDPYSILSGYIGIWLEGAFFIAIGLLTSSWTRNQIIAAMTSYLLLFSLYFSVSFTKYFTGFAESFLIQLSTRTHLENFAIGVITTSDIIYYLAGIVLCLVLTCLSINHKLWQ; from the coding sequence ATGAATAAAATTATTGCGCTAACCAAAAAAGAACTGCATGGCTATTTTAGTAGTCCCATTGCCTACATTATTCTTATCGCTTGTTTGTCCTTGTTTAATGTCCTTTTCTTTATGCTGATTGAGCAAAATAGAGAGGTGTCATTACGTGATATTTTCCAAGTGATGGAATTTATGTTTATTTTCATCATCCCCTTATTAACCATGAAGTTATTTTCTGAAGAAAAAGCCAATGGCACCATGGAGTTTTTACTCACCGCGCCATTAACACCAAGCATGATAGTGCTGGGCAAATATTTGAGCATGTTGATTTTTTACTCTTTATTGATCGCCCTAACCGGTGTTTACTATTTTATTGTCGAATATTACGGCAGCCCTGACCCATACAGTATCTTGTCGGGCTATATCGGAATTTGGCTAGAAGGCGCTTTTTTCATCGCCATAGGATTGTTAACGTCATCATGGACACGCAATCAAATTATTGCGGCGATGACATCCTACTTACTGCTATTTTCACTGTACTTCTCTGTCAGCTTTACCAAATACTTTACTGGTTTCGCTGAAAGCTTTTTAATCCAATTAAGTACACGAACACATCTTGAGAATTTCGCTATTGGTGTTATCACCACCAGCGATATTATCTATTATTTAGCCGGTATCGTACTATGTTTAGTGCTCACCTGTTTAAGCATCAACCATAAGCTGTGGCAATAA
- a CDS encoding DUF4396 domain-containing protein translates to MSITWNNKKNWLKSAHNTKWCLIGCAIGDFSTIAYFQHTEHSLSTLQVMIFAMINGLLSSIILETIILYRAKFSFVDALKTAFGMSFISMLAMETAMNITDYVVTGGAILTWGAMLLSLTVGFLTPWPYNYWRLQKHGKSCH, encoded by the coding sequence ATGAGTATTACATGGAATAACAAAAAAAACTGGTTAAAAAGCGCGCACAACACAAAATGGTGTTTGATCGGTTGTGCTATTGGCGATTTTAGTACCATTGCCTACTTTCAGCACACCGAGCATAGTCTTTCAACTCTACAAGTAATGATATTTGCGATGATAAATGGTTTATTGAGCAGTATCATCCTAGAAACTATTATTTTATATCGTGCAAAGTTTAGCTTTGTGGACGCTCTAAAAACGGCCTTTGGTATGAGCTTTATTTCCATGCTAGCTATGGAAACAGCAATGAACATTACCGATTATGTAGTAACGGGTGGCGCCATATTAACTTGGGGCGCTATGCTTTTATCACTCACTGTTGGCTTTTTAACGCCGTGGCCTTATAACTATTGGCGCTTACAAAAACATGGAAAGTCTTGTCATTAA
- a CDS encoding DUF998 domain-containing protein — translation MFYSLAVSSGLLATIWLVIGVYVASKFYPGYSHAKQFCSELGATGSPTEKLSPLVNNYPLGVLFFLFGWYVTQLSNVSLLVNLSGWLIIIHGVGTWIAGYFPMDADPLTKNPTLHCKIHSWAGFIMLLSLVVAPILIAFSSTTVIIPLYFRLCSVLLTLAAVYYLFAMAKAVKHQGDPGLHQRISYGFQLLWLSMFSLVLM, via the coding sequence GTGTTTTATAGTTTGGCAGTATCTTCTGGATTATTGGCAACAATTTGGTTAGTTATTGGTGTTTACGTCGCTAGCAAATTTTATCCGGGTTACAGCCATGCAAAACAATTTTGTAGTGAATTAGGTGCTACTGGCAGCCCAACTGAGAAATTGTCACCACTTGTCAATAACTATCCATTGGGGGTATTATTTTTCTTGTTTGGTTGGTATGTAACTCAGCTTTCTAATGTATCATTATTGGTTAATCTCTCCGGATGGCTGATTATTATTCACGGCGTTGGCACATGGATAGCGGGCTATTTTCCTATGGATGCCGATCCGCTGACAAAAAATCCAACATTACATTGTAAAATACATTCGTGGGCCGGGTTTATAATGCTGCTTTCGTTAGTCGTTGCACCAATACTCATTGCCTTTAGCTCTACAACAGTGATTATCCCGTTATATTTTCGTTTATGTTCTGTGCTTTTAACACTCGCGGCTGTTTATTACCTCTTTGCAATGGCAAAAGCTGTGAAGCATCAAGGTGATCCAGGTTTGCATCAACGGATTTCTTATGGTTTTCAGTTACTATGGCTAAGTATGTTTTCATTAGTGCTGATGTAA
- the nhaA gene encoding Na+/H+ antiporter NhaA, which yields MRSNHANNVLQRGLENIKPPLSSFIRAQTTASFFLLVSTIVALWWANSIYAATYVNLVHTPIGLFFGDFEFKASLKHIINDGLMVIFFFLLGLEIKREVLVGDLAQPENRRMLILCALGGMICPALIYSMFNWSLDSQIGWGIPMATDTAFALGVLTIVRKHIPASLLAFIVGLAIVDDIGAILVIAIFYTEQISVWYLSGAFALISFLALANYAGVRQPIFYIIVSVITWLMMLESGVHPTVAGVAIALTVPARPKLAADKLLNKAKSKINTMQNKAEDVDVLGSRKDHDMVLEVRDVAERASTPLRRWEDALELPVALFILPLFALINAGVVFSFASLLDSVQHPIGLGIISALVLGKFIGITSACWLSLKFKWGKLPNSVNFQHIIGASLITGIGFTMSTFIATLGFAGQAEQLQYAKTAILIASIIAAVLGVSYLRVIAIKSDVKQ from the coding sequence ATGCGTAGCAATCATGCTAACAATGTATTACAACGTGGTTTAGAAAATATCAAGCCACCACTTTCTAGTTTTATTCGTGCCCAAACTACCGCTAGCTTTTTTCTTTTAGTATCAACAATTGTCGCTTTATGGTGGGCAAATTCTATTTATGCCGCGACTTATGTCAACTTAGTACACACTCCTATTGGTTTATTTTTTGGCGATTTCGAATTCAAAGCGTCACTTAAACACATTATTAATGATGGTTTGATGGTGATATTTTTCTTTTTACTTGGGCTAGAAATCAAGCGTGAAGTATTAGTGGGCGATCTCGCTCAACCAGAAAATCGTCGTATGCTCATACTTTGTGCCTTAGGCGGTATGATTTGTCCCGCGCTAATTTATTCAATGTTCAACTGGTCACTTGATTCTCAAATAGGTTGGGGCATACCTATGGCCACCGACACCGCTTTTGCCCTTGGTGTACTGACCATTGTTCGGAAACACATTCCCGCTAGTTTATTAGCTTTTATTGTTGGCCTCGCTATTGTTGACGATATTGGCGCGATATTAGTTATTGCCATATTTTATACTGAGCAAATATCGGTCTGGTACTTATCTGGTGCCTTCGCACTCATTTCGTTTTTAGCTTTAGCAAACTATGCCGGTGTAAGACAGCCAATTTTTTATATTATTGTCAGTGTGATAACTTGGCTGATGATGCTTGAATCGGGTGTTCATCCAACGGTTGCTGGTGTGGCAATTGCCTTAACAGTACCTGCTCGGCCTAAGTTAGCGGCGGACAAGTTACTTAACAAGGCAAAATCAAAAATTAACACCATGCAGAATAAAGCGGAAGACGTTGATGTGCTTGGGAGTAGAAAAGATCATGACATGGTGCTTGAAGTACGCGATGTTGCTGAGCGGGCAAGTACACCTCTACGCCGCTGGGAAGATGCCTTGGAACTACCTGTCGCCTTATTTATTTTACCTTTGTTTGCGCTGATAAATGCAGGGGTGGTGTTTAGCTTTGCGTCATTACTTGATAGTGTTCAACACCCAATTGGTTTAGGGATTATTTCAGCTTTAGTGCTAGGGAAATTTATTGGTATTACTAGTGCTTGTTGGCTAAGCCTTAAGTTTAAATGGGGGAAATTACCTAATAGTGTTAACTTTCAACATATTATAGGCGCATCATTGATAACCGGTATTGGTTTTACCATGTCGACCTTTATAGCAACTTTAGGTTTTGCTGGGCAAGCTGAGCAGTTGCAATATGCTAAAACTGCGATATTAATTGCTTCAATTATCGCAGCGGTGTTAGGTGTTTCTTATTTGAGAGTTATTGCCATTAAATCGGATGTTAAGCAATAG
- a CDS encoding helix-turn-helix domain-containing protein, whose protein sequence is MKIYIKNMVCERCRLAVISILHNNALQYSSVQLGVIDFDDTYGAQLPDEVQKSLAEQLNDMGFSLLNDKTSKLIENIKIACLDFLQHVEKPDKTTLSKHITATIPLEYNYLSNIFSEVEGITIEQYFIRLRVEKAKEFLVYNEMSISEIAFQLGYSSVAHLSGQFKKVTGLTPGYFRTLKNEKLRSPLDKL, encoded by the coding sequence ATGAAAATATACATTAAAAATATGGTCTGCGAACGTTGTCGATTAGCTGTTATCAGTATTTTGCACAACAACGCCCTGCAATATAGTTCTGTGCAACTAGGTGTCATTGATTTTGATGACACCTATGGTGCCCAATTGCCTGATGAGGTACAAAAATCACTAGCAGAACAGCTAAATGACATGGGTTTTTCGCTACTTAATGACAAAACCAGTAAACTCATTGAAAACATTAAAATCGCTTGTTTAGATTTTTTACAACATGTCGAGAAACCTGATAAAACCACACTGTCAAAACATATAACCGCAACTATCCCTCTAGAATATAACTACCTAAGCAATATTTTTTCAGAGGTTGAAGGCATTACTATTGAGCAATATTTCATTCGCTTACGTGTCGAAAAAGCCAAAGAATTTTTAGTTTACAACGAAATGTCAATTAGTGAGATAGCCTTTCAACTCGGCTATAGTAGCGTCGCACATTTAAGTGGCCAGTTTAAGAAAGTAACAGGTTTAACACCGGGTTATTTTCGTACTTTAAAAAATGAGAAATTACGCTCGCCACTGGATAAGTTGTAA